Proteins from a single region of Urocitellus parryii isolate mUroPar1 chromosome 4, mUroPar1.hap1, whole genome shotgun sequence:
- the LOC113175340 gene encoding olfactory receptor 10AG1-like, producing the protein MKHEERETEYNVSTVVHFVLLGFSELPNLQGFLSGVFSIIYMVILIGNSLIVIITRLDPVLHKPMYFFLGHFSILEICYVSVTLPRYLISLWTQDKNISLLSCATQLCFFLILGTTESFLLAVMSYDRYVAICNPLHYPVVMNPKKCHQLAIGSWFGGVPVEIGQTWQIFSLHFCHSNQINHFFCDIPPIFKLACGDTSVHEVSVYVVVILIGAIPCILILVSYTKIIATILRLPTAQGRTKAFSTCSSHLLVVVLFFGSASITYFRPKSSHSAGTNKLISLFYTIVTPMFNPVIYTLRNQDVIAALRRLFLKA; encoded by the coding sequence ATGaagcatgaagagagagaaacagaatacAATGTCTCCACAGTGGTGCATTTTGTCCTGCTGGGATTTTCTGAACTTCCAAACCTCCAAGGCTTTCTCTCTGGAGTGTTCTCCATCATTTACATGGTTATCCTCATTGGAAACAGTCTCATAGTCATAATAACCAGGTTGGACCCTGTGCTGCACAAACCCATGTATTTTTTCCTGGGACATTTTTCTATACTGGAAATCTGTTATGTTTCAGTCACACTCCCCAGGTATCTCATCAGCCTTTGGACTCAGGATAAGAACATCTCCTTACTGAGCTGTGCCACCCAATTGTGCTTCTTCCTTATACTGGGCACCACAGAAAGTTTCCTCCTGGCTGTGATGTCTTATGACCGCTATGTAGCCATCTGCAACCCTCTGCACTATCCTGTAGTCATGAACCCAAAGAAGTGCCATCAACTGGCCATTGGCTCCTGGTTTGGGGGAGTGCCAGTAGAGATAGGGCAAACATGGCAGATATTCTCTCTGCATTTCTGTCATTCTAACCAAAtcaaccacttcttctgtgacataCCCCCAATTTTCAAGCTAGCCTGTGGGGACACCTCAGTGCACGAAGTGTCTGTATATGTAGTAGTGATATTGATTGGGGCAATACCTTGTATTTTGATTCTTGTCTCTTATACCAAGATCATTGCCACCATTCTGAGGTTGCCAACAGCCCAAGGACGCACTAAGGCATTCTCCACTTGCTCCTCCCACCTGCTggttgtggttttattttttggatcAGCTTCCATTACCTACTTCAGGCCCAAATCCAGCCATTCTGCAGGAACTAACAAACTTATCTCTCTTTTCTACACCATAGTGACTCCTATGTTCAATCCTGTGATATACACTCTCAGGAACCAGGATGTGATTGCTGCACTCAGAAGATTATTTCTTAAAGCATAG